The genomic window CACCTAAAAGAAAGAATCAAACCGTGCAATCCATTGCCCGCCTAAGAGTTGAGATAGGGAGTTGTTGGAGATAGgttttttttcaatcttgctaaaaaaatCTAGATTGTGAGTGGGTTtggaaaactcttggagatgctcttactacTGTTTATGTTGAACCAACCTAGATCTAGGAAACGCCTCTTCACACCCATTAAGCCTATCAAAAAATGTGAATCCCCAACTCTTTTACAGGCTTCTCCTAATGTTTTATTTCCTAAGTATTTATTTTGTATAAGAGATCTTGCCACGTACCATCTTCATTACAAAGTTTGAACAACCATTTGCTTAACAAACATTTTGTTCTGTAAGTCTAAGTTTAGAATTCATATTCCTCCTTGCTCCTTTGGCTAACAAAGAATATTCCATTTAACTAATCTATACTTCTTTTTATGTTGTTCATTTTACCAGAACAGTCTTGATCTAAAATAATCTATATTTTTAGTACTCCTCTTGGGACCTCATAAAAAGATAGCATGAAGAGAGGTAGGCTAGATAGAACTGAGTTGCTCTCCTagagacaattttttttctttccgACTGCTGAACCTTTTTTTATTCTATTTTCAATCTCTTCCCAGTCCTTATTATTTAACTCTCTGATGTGCATAGGGTTCCTAAATAGCAAAAAGGAAATGAGACAACTTGCAGCCAAACAATTGTGAGTATTATGCCTCACATTCTTTGGCTTGATCGAAGCAAAATTTTTTACTTTTATCCCGATGATTGTTCAAAGGTGCAAAGAAGTAATTTCGTATTCCTTGCCCGGTCAAAATCATGGTGTATAAAAATAACAGTATCATCATCGTAAGATAGATAGACCATTTTCTACCTGATGAGGCATTGCCCCGTTCACCTGTATATTAGTGATCTTGTTAGTGGCGACCTCGAGCTGCACAGGATAGTCACTACTACTCTTGTTGATCAGGGTGGATGTAACGCCCCGGCTCGGGAAGACGACTAAGGCCCACTCTACATGTTGAATGGGCCACACCTGTGAATAACTATCTTGCATTTTCGTCATTGCTTCACGCAAAAAGGGTAATCACCGGAGTTATTCACCTCCTAGGCCCAGGCCTTCTAACTTGGCTCAGCTCTTCTTCAACTTCCAGTGTGGTACTAAAGTTCGGTAGCCACGGTGTTTGCCGCGGTGCTACAGTGAACCACTGGTACATTTTAGACAAGGCTGTGGGATGGCGCATTTCGAACAAGAACGTGACGCTGGTGAACTCAGCCACAATGGCCATGTAATCGCTTTAGCGTTCTATATATAGTTGTGATCAGTCAAAGAGAAAACGCTGCCCTTTGCAGCACCACATTTGCCGGTGTCCACTCTGTTTCGCGTGTGTCCGCCTACCTCGCCGTCGTTTATCTCACCGGCGGTCTTCTAACGTACGTGAATGTTGGCAGTGAGGTGCACGAGACAAGGAGCAACACGTTCTGCAAAGTGTTGTTGCTCTGCCTCGGCCCTCTGGTGCACAGAAATACTTtccctattctaaattataagacgttttagtttTTCTACATATAATGTGTTTGCCATGTATCATATATAATGTTTATCTAACTTcgtagcaaaaactatgtatctagaaaaccaaaatgtcttataatttaaaatggtgAGAGTAGTACTGGTGCTACTAGAAAATCTTTCCCCCCTCACTTTTGCTCTCTTTTATAAGGCTGACTTCACAACATCACTACACATTACAATACACAACAACAGTAGCTTACGACGGGATTTTGGAAGTGGTCTGCTAACCTCTCTCGGTTCTACTACTCCTGTACAAAACTTCTCATGAGATGCTGAAATGCAGTCTTGCGCACCAAGCATCTCACAAGGTGATGATTAACACGCTGCAGTCAAATACAGAACTGGCTCCTTTCTGCAGCGCCACTGCTGCCAGCTCCTAGCCTTGTTCTCGTCAGAGGAAGCCATCCAGCCAGGCCCCAAGGCTATCATCCTGTGGTCCGAAGATGTCCTGCGGATGACAACACAAACTCATGAGCGTTTTACCTCAACAACACGAGCTCGTGGCCATGACATTTTACAGTAAGCGAACAAGCTAGAGGCACAATATAGGCTTACATCTAAACTGATGCCACCATCTGAAGGTGTTCCAGTGAATGGAAGAGTATTATCCAGGTCAGGCAACCCATCAAACAGGTCCATGCTAGGACCACTGACGGGAAGAGATGCGTCAAGTATGGGTTCGTCCGAGGTAGGAATAGCTGGTGATAATTCAGCAACGCATGCAGAGCATTCCGCTGCTTCAACCTTCACCTTGGATGTGCTACATTCTTCTTCCCCCTGtcacaaattcagaaaagcaAAATGAAAGAATGTTCCCCAGCTAAACAAAATATTTACAGTGATATGAAGAGAGCTATTTTGATCGTCAATCTATATGAACAGAGTCATCTTGAAACATACATAAAGTCAAAACAGAGGACAGCTTTAGCAAAATATGCCCTAAGTTGAGAAATCAAACTATAAAATATGATCACTGCATTTACCTGATCCACCTGGATGTGGGTATACTGCTCGGTGTTACATGGGCTGTTGTTCAGGAGATGGGGCTGGGGAGGACCTGTCGGTGGGGTCCTCTGGAGTTCATGCGAGGTAGGCATAGCTGGTGATAATTCAGCAAAGCATGCAGAGCATTCAGCTGCTTCAACCTTCATCTTGGAtgtgccacactcttcttccccctgtcacaaattcagaaaagcaAAATGAAAGATTGTTCCCTAGTTAAGCAAAATATTTGCAGTAATATAAACCGAGCTATTTTGATCATCAATCTATATGAACAGAGCCGTTTTGGAATACAGGACAGCTTTTGCATTCCTGTACACTGCCAAAATATGCCCTATACTGATGAATGGAGGGAGGGAATACTTCGCAGCAAATTGAGAGATCAAACTATAAAATATGATCACTGGATTTACCTGATCCTCCTGAATGGGGGTATACTGCTCGGTGTTGCATGGGCTGTTGTTCAGCCGACGGGGCTGGGGAGGATTTGTCATTGGGGTCCTAGGATTGATTTTTGCAACAGATGCATCAGATCCAACTGCAACATCTGTTTTAgacttgtcatttttcttcaatGGCGATTGGTAGAATACTTTAACGACTACCAATTCTCCATTAGTTTCATCTTCGTTTACACCAAGATGGTACTGATGCATCACCCAATTCTTTCTTTCTGGCTTGCCACCAACTTTCTTGGGAGCTTTATAAAGAACTAAGATCTTCTTCCAGCCTTTTCTCACACCATTCTCGTCAAATACGGGATTGGATGATCCGGTCTTATGCCACCTGCTGTTCCCATTAGCAACACCGTCACAAATGTCGCCGGTGGCAATAATCCTTCGACGCTTGCGCTTACCAGTGCCATATGCGTTTAATACTCTATTAAAGAAATGGAGGCAGCTACCATCCATCTTCATACCTAACAGAAAAACAGAAATGTATGAGCGAATCAACTACCTTAAGGCAACAACTACATGACATGAGATAACTTATTAGTTCCAAAGTCATTGATCAATTCAAAAGTAGAATCATGTACCAGGGAGATTTTTGGGATGTGTATAGCAAATTCCCTCCTTCTCGTTTATAGTAGGTATAAATTCATCAATAAGCGTATGGGACACTGAATTTGGCAGGCTGGATTTTGCTTGTAGATGCTGCAGAAGCTCTAGGTCCGTGGGATCAAATTTGACACCAGCAGGAAGTGATGGCCACACCAAAGAAACCTGCAAAGCATGGTATGAGgttccagaaaaaaaaacaaagacgTCCAGATTGTGAAACATGTCAGTCAATGTTAATTGAAATCCAGCCTTTGACGGCAATTAAATAGGGTCCATGACAGTCATATTGCTAAGAAAGTGCAGACATGACAATGAAGCAATGGCCAATCAATGAATCAATTCTATTAAAAAGAATGGTGAGCTTTAGTTTCGGTGAGGGCTGTGGCCATTAGACTACGAACAGAACACCTTACTACAAGTTATAGCTTCATTGTTTCATATAAGGCTCCTTTTGCATCTCTGTCATTTTGCTACTACATAATGAAACTGTGACATCCACGTCATTTTGCTGTGCATCAAATCTAGAAACAACTCATTAAGTTTAGAGAAAATGACCTACAGAAGTTTTCCTACTTGTGTTGGATCAGAGTGCTTGATGGAAATGATGTCTAGAAAAATATTTTCGAAATTCAATGAGGGCCAATGAAACAACAGAGCAAAAAATACATAGAGCGGTCATAAACTCATAACTAAGTAGTTAACTGAACTTACATTACTAATGTCAATGTCGCAGTCGCAGTTGGTGCATTTGATATGTGGTTTTGCAAAAAGTTCACCAAATCGGAGGGTGAACGACTGAGCTGCGCTTCTTATTTTCTCAGCAAAACCCAACACATTCATAATCCAGGAACTGAAAAAGGTACATCATTCATTTCTGTTAGGATTTAGGGTAGCATCATTCGCAAACAGAAGATAAACTCAAGCAAGAACTTTTCAAGAAAAATAATTAAGTGCAAATGACGATGTGTAGCAGAAACATGATCAATAGAGCATTTGACCCATGGACCCCATTGACATGCAATTTTGAAGCTGCTAACTTTCCCCAATCATTGCCACACTGTGTCCCATTATGATCCATTGCTGCTCCTTCCACAGCAAACACACCAGGAGGCTAAACAGAACAGAGCACTCTGTCTGACATTTGACCTTGCACGACCCTTAGATTAGCAGTCACCATAAACGGAGactaatactctttgttcttacAGCAGTGACTGTCATTTCCGCACCACCTCCTGCTTCGAGGGATAAATAATCAACACGCTGGAATCCCAAATCTCTTCCTTTTTCCGACCACATCAGAATCATCCAAGCCCAGTGTCAGATAAGGTCAGTCGCGACCAGGCAAGGGGCAACACATAGGACTGATCAGTCATCTCGGAAAAAAAAACCACTCCTTATGCTTCCTTCCAGAGGAAGATTCCTCTTGTGCCTCAACAGACTGAAAAAACGATGCACCGGAGTGTATGAAGTAGTAGTACTTGGCATGATTCGCAAACGCAACGTCCAAGAGTTGCCTTTAGTCTTGTACTAGAACACACGGATGCGAAATCCCCTCTCTTCCTCACAACCATCAGAGATCGATGGAGCTCAGCCGAACAGACCGCACAGGATCCATCTCCAGACTCCAGTCCGCAGCAAACAGAGCCTTCCTCTGCTTCCTCACAGCGGAGCTCGTTTCCGGCCGATCTAGAGCACATTCCGTCGTTGTGGCTCAGAGATCATCCTCCCGTCCCGTCGCAAGCAAGCCCAGGAGCATCAGAGCGGCCACATCAAAAACCAGAGCCGCTCGGTTCATCAGACCAACCCCACGCACCAGAATCGCCGCCTCGTCGATCGATCGGCCCGAAAAAACAAGAGGGCCGGCCGCTCCAAATCCGCAGAGGCGAAGACCACCCCCCAGTCCCCCCAACCCCAACTTAACGGAACCGATGGCCTGGCCTGACCGAGCGCAAAGCTAGTACTAGTAAGCAAGAAGATAAACCACCGAAAAACAAACGGCGACTTACGTATCCATGGCCGGGAGCGGCCCCGCGGGGCAGCGGAGCGGAAGCCGGCTGCTGCTGCGCGTGGAGCGCCGCGCACCCCAGCAGGAGTAGGAGAGGGGTGGAGAGGAACCTGTGAAGCTGTGCGAGGCGTGGGAGCACCGGGTGGCCGCGGGCGTGGCTTTTATAGTGGCAGCTCGCAAGGAACGCGGTCTGCGCCAAAAGGGATCGGCTTGCGCGGCCGGTTTTGGCTACCGCCCCAAGCAACCCCCTCACTGGCTCACTAAtcactctctcttttttttcgtGGGACCCTGTTCCCTGTTGTCTCAGGATTCTGGTTCCTGCCCCTGGGCCATGGGGTGCCGCCACTTTACTGGCCGAGGCGCGGCACTCAGCGTGGCACCGTGCCATCTTTTCTTGCCGCGCAAGGCAAATGTGCGCAGCTTgtcattcttttcttttcttttaattatagttattcctatgtgacatactccctccgtcccattatATTTGCACATCTAGAATTGTGCACGCATACCAATGTTATGTGTAAAAGTATGCATCCTGTCACCCGTGGACCCGCACCTCTTCGCGCACGCCTGCTGTGCGGTCTACAGGCAAGGGAAATGGAGAGGACACGGGGGCCTCAGTATGACCAAACGAGTGGTCCAAAGGCTTCCACGTACTCCCTgtcatttttcctttttttctatgtcCATTATTTTATTTTGTTGCTCATCCTTGCAGCTAGTCAACTGGCAGCTTTAGGCTGCTACAGACCCTACTAGACCCTATAGTGACCTTCTATTGTGGGAAAAAATTTGAAACGTAGAAGTGTGTTTAAtccgggacggagggagtataggaTTCTTCACAGGAATCGGACGGCTGAGTATAGTGGACGACGTGGCTCATTAAGGGCTCGATTTTGGCCCGATGCCACCAGGATCAGGATTCGTCTTATAGAGATGACGAAAGTTTTCCCTTTTAAATTAATTGTTTAGTATATGAAGCAAAAAGAAAAAATGGATAAGGATTATATTATTTAATTATTTCTCTATATTTTATTACTTAATTTACgaatttcaaaaaaattattCTATTGGGATGGATTTGTTCGAGAATTCAAAGAATTACAATAAAATCTTTAAAAATCATATTTTTAGTTAGGAGCTTCTATAGATATCACATTTTTAGTTAGGAGCTTCTATAGATTTTATGGTTCTTTAGGGCATGATTGGTTCGTTTCCTAGGCGAGCCTGGCCAGGCTGAGGGACAGGTTGAGTGCATGTAGGTGCTTCTTGTTTGGTTCACACTATGCATAGAACCTGGCTGAGTAGGGACTTTTTTTGGTTGGTTGGATTAGaaacaacctgcatccagagtaaagatggcaacgggccccgATACCTGACGGGTATTTGATGCATTAGGGGgcgggatgggatcatatctttacccgcgggcatctaaatgggcaagaatccatccccgacgggtatagcgggtacgggaacgttccctgtttacccgtccccgttacccgttggggaacccaacTATTTGagttgtcatgcgagtattaggcccaaagaagctcaacataggtattttggcccaaatctgaacaatcatatatatagtttgtgtgttctaggaaccctagttcaattttttctcaccatctccgctagcagcacaagcacgcttgCCTCACGAGCGcacgtgcccctcgcttcctcagttctatctctctgccacctttgctcgtcctcctcgcaacctcgctccttctcctcggcatctccgagactctgacacttatacccgggtgaagaagaaacatctccgattgcaaagctgcgaccccaagtgtccttgtttatcgggtatgcagtacccgtcgggtatgtgttacccgaccgatgcccgacgggtacggggatgggcaagaatctatacccgagacagttaacggggacggaGACGGGATggattctccgtagcggggaagagaacgttccggcgatacctgacgggtacatccccgttgccatccttaatccAGAGATACACATGCACTTGTTTGGTTAGCTGTATACAAGTAAGTTCAAAAACCCAATAACTAGGTTTGGTGAGGTTACCTCCTCAAGTTCCATATCCCAGGTGCTCACATAATTGACACAAAACAACAATTTTTGCAATAAGAATATAGGTTGTCACAAGTGAGATCTGATAATAATGTATTAGGAATTAAGctaaaaaaattaaattagagTAATGAATATATCATTAGCCATGGGAATGTACTCAACACCAAAACAAATAGCAAATTATCTAAAATAGACATCATTGATAATGGATTTGTGCTCAGAATTGCAACTGCAAATAATGTTCAAGTTAATATCACAGCTAGCGTACAAATGCACAAAAAATAGCATATGAAAAGAAAAGGCAAAGGAGAATGGCTCAGATATAAGAACATTGCCATCACATAGCAAATACATATAACAAAGGATCGTAGAAGAATGAAACAATTAATTATCTTTGCACAATTCCATTGTCTCAATCTAAAATacaagttcatcattgcatagcCCCATGGCCTCATTGCACAGCCCCATGGCCTCAGGAAACAAAGAACATTAATAATGAAACTCCATTGCCTCAGAATTTAGGTAAATCATCACTCCACATGGACATATAATCTATTATGgaggtgtttgggactgctccgctcCACATTTTTCAGCTCTGCTTCACGTTCTGTAGCCAAACGGTTTCAGGCCTCCACGCACTCTGTTCGAGGAAAAAGTGTGGAGTTATGAGAGCACCTAAAGgggtgctccacaaactccaggTTTTTGTGGAGCTGCTCTATGGTGAAGTTTATGGAGCAGTCCAAACACCCCTATATACGCACCAAAGCATATGAAATCGAGAAGTAGGGAAGGGGATTAGGGGAAAATCAAACCATAGCATATCAAATCGAGAGGTAGAGGATGGGGATTAGGGAAATCACTCACCAATTAAACCCAACTACACCTCTTTCGCcgatggagagggagagagtggaagagagggagagagggtgcAACGGAGGGAGGGGAATCCCTAGCATGCATCACCTATAGAAGATGGAGAAGGAGAGGACATACAGGAGGGAGAGAGGCGGAGGGAAGAGGAGAGAGAGCTTCACTCACCGGCACTGGGAGAGACGAGCGGCGACTAGAGCGGAGGGGCGAGGCTAGCGACGGCGGTAACTGTAACCCGCACACCATCTCTGCTTGCATGTGAAGGGCCAACACTAGGATGCACAAGAGGCCCATGCGAACCAGCTTGCTCGATGGAGACGAAGCCTCACCGAGTTCCTTCGTAGCCTGGCGGCGAGGGGAATCTTACATCTGCTTAGACAGTCCCCAGGTCGAGTTCAGGATACCAAACGCAATGAACCTGCATAGCACAGGCCAGGCCGAAGCAGAGCCAGGGTACCAATCACGTCCTTAGTGAGCCCACTAATTCACGAACCTTCACCCGATTTGAATACATTGAACAATCCCACACGTCCACCAGTTTCATTCTTTAGAAAAATGAATTCTCACATCTTTCTCGTTTCACATAGTGTCGTGCACGCTCTGCTAATTCTCTTTTCACGTGCTCCGCCATGCCGTCCACTTTCCCTTTTCACACAGTGTCACGCGCTCTGCTCATTCTATTTTCATACGCTCCGCCGCGCCGCCTGCTTGTTTTTTCTCCTTTCGTGATCTCAGATGCACGTGCAGTTTCAATTATGCAAGGTCTTGCACGCGTAACATTCTCTTTAGCATGCATCGGTGTTTTTTCTTTGAGAAACTAATCATTCGGGAATATCGCAAAAAGGGGTAAAAAAAATTAGGTGGGGAGCAAAATAAAACTAACATTTACACCCTATACTacacaacaaaatttcataacattAAAAAGCATATGATAAAGTTTCACGGAAGCCATATCTTGCATAACAAGACTCCATCTTCACTTGAAAGATCTGCAAAATATTTAAAATGATAAatacaaaatgacaaaattgacAACAATAAAAAGAAAATTAATAGCAAAACTTACATAACATAACTAGAAGAAGTCAATTAGATGTACAAGATGGTTATCTAACATAGTATGATAAGCATGAAACTAAGTACAACAACTTAATCAAATAAGTTAGGTGTCATACACATGAAAACACAAGGTTAGATACATAGCTCGGTTATATAACATAGCACCCCAAACATAAAACCGTATAAAATAAATTCTAGTGTAAGTTAAGAAACAGAATTGATTACATAACCTCATAAACAGAACAAACTATTTGAGTAGCAATACATGTTATAACTTAAGTAGAATATCATACTTGTTATACCTTGTTGATCCAGAATTTGAAAGCTTTATACCCTAACAAGTTTAAAAAGGTACAAAGGATTCCTTGAAACATAAAAATAAAGGTACAATATATGTTGTTCAGCTATGTCACATATTGCAGGTAACATGACTTAATTCTCCTTATGTGTGCACAAATAGTATGTCAATGCTTCACAAATAGGCTTTGCATGCTCCTGCATGacataaaaatttctaaaacatcttGACAACTAATCTGAAGATGTAGGCAATGTGTCCTAATCTAAAGATTACAATTTTAAATAGAAACAATTCAACGTATAATATCTAGTTTTTAGATAAGTTATACATATATAAAATTGTAAGTATAAAATAAACAAGtggcaaaaaaaataaaaagaaatctATTATATAATACTTAGAATATTTAGACAATTAGCACAAAGTAATACCTCTTCGAAATAAAGGTAAGTCTGGCCATCATAAGATTTAAGTAATAGAAGAACAAACACTCCACTGTCATTTCTACAAATAATGAATTATTTAAAATGTTATTTTTTAAAGGTTGCACAAAGGATATGAATTCAAAACGTATTTGAAAAGCCAAAGAACCATACTGGCTAGCTGAATTGAACATACTAGCAAAAGCAATGCCCCATATTGTAAACATCAACTCTTCTTGACACTGGATATGAACACTTGAAGGCTTTACGGAAGTTGCTGAAACTATGAGAGTATCTTCTTTTGACAATATTAAAGTCTTTAAATGGACAGATGACTTGAAATATTTTTCCCTTATGTTTGCAATGTCAACATACCAATATCTATTCTTGCAAGCTAGGAGAAATACCTTCAAACATAGACAAAAAGATTTATGAATTTGAATACAAAACTATTAAAATATCAAGGATTCATTGTCTATACAAAAAGGACATATATATGACAAAGCCACACATACACATAACATTTGCATATGGAATGAATTAAATTAATAACAACTTACAAGGTCAGAATTGTATAGACTTAATCCAATACATTTTCCTAAGAAGTGACCAATGCACAAGATTGACTGACAAGAATAGGCTCAACAGATGTAACATAATGCCTAAATGAATCATTGAAGAAAGATTAACACATGTTCTTCATATCATATTTGATAAGACCTGATTAACAAAAAAGAAGCAAATTAACATAGCCAAAACTAATATACGGATGTATATAAAAACTAGTATTAATACAATGTAAACAAAGGAACAAATGAACTTGTCACATCAACATGCAAATCCTCTTCACAAAAACACGCAATGCAAATTCACTACATTCGGAGGAGCTTATTGATAACGGTATGGGTGTCCCGATCTTTCGATGGAGAGGGATAACTTTGATTTTGACTGGAGAGATGTTCACGACCCAACTACAACTGTCCAAGGATGCTGCACCTTAGCGATCGATACACCAATTCCAGCGATTGTCATGATCTTGTGGATGCACGaccaaccaaaccactaggattattcctgcaagcaattgaagaacatgcaagaacaaGTAGACAAGCATTGAATTGCCAAATAAGATATGAAGGTTCAGAACTGAATCACAATAAGGTGGGGTTtcgaatcgagtagaacggatggtctagccgacacacgcgtctacaaagAAGTaccaatggctaaactttcaacaaaacaaaacccaaatgaGTAGTGGCGGCTCTAGGAGTCTTATGTACATGAGAGGACGACCAGAGGGGTGTTGGGGTCATGCTAGAACCCTAGGACACGGTCATTATGGATCCAACATGATGCATGGTCCATTGGCTAAAAATAGGTGTCATAGCACCGCGGACAAAAAGGTCTTGGGACTAAAATGACTATTGCGGACGGCTTCGAAGAGATATGACGGTGATGTTGGATCTATTGAAAAGtggacttgataagctttcctcgaagtgctagaacgtcccaatcggatttcgtatgaagtcgtggtgacTGTTGCAAGTTGGGACAATTCTGCGGTCCGAATTGAACTTCCAGAACGTGTTGGACTTGACTCTTTCTTTTCTTGAGCCAAAAGTGATGTGGTGGCTTGGTGGAGGACATTAGGAATACTTGGacttggtccccaatcaacttcgtTAACCCTct from Miscanthus floridulus cultivar M001 chromosome 11, ASM1932011v1, whole genome shotgun sequence includes these protein-coding regions:
- the LOC136490795 gene encoding SUPPRESSOR OF GAMMA RESPONSE 1-like — its product is MDTSWIMNVLGFAEKIRSAAQSFTLRFGELFAKPHIKCTNCDCDIDISNVSLVWPSLPAGVKFDPTDLELLQHLQAKSSLPNSVSHTLIDEFIPTINEKEGICYTHPKNLPGMKMDGSCLHFFNRVLNAYGTGKRKRRRIIATGDICDGVANGNSRWHKTGSSNPVFDENGVRKGWKKILVLYKAPKKVGGKPERKNWVMHQYHLGVNEDETNGELVVVKVFYQSPLKKNDKSKTDVAVGSDASVAKINPRTPMTNPPQPRRLNNSPCNTEQYTPIQEDQGEEECGTSKMKVEAAECSACFAELSPAMPTSHELQRTPPTGPPQPHLLNNSPCNTEQYTHIQVDQGEEECSTSKVKVEAAECSACVAELSPAIPTSDEPILDASLPVSGPSMDLFDGLPDLDNTLPFTGTPSDGGISLDDIFGPQDDSLGAWLDGFL